One genomic window of Bartonella sp. HY038 includes the following:
- a CDS encoding DUF1028 domain-containing protein, which translates to MTFSITARCAQTGQLGIALSSSSIAVGARCPWLQAKIGAVSSQNITLPSLGLRGLIFLKNGDTVNVALQKALAEDPFADYRQVAMIDAEGQTASFSGKQTLGIFHVVSGNNCIGAGNMLANTAVIDAMVQAFENSDGLLAGRLIKALQAAIIAGGEAGPVHSAAVKVVGEQAWPMVDLRVDWHDDAPISALQKLWLDYAPQMDAYMVRALDPRQAPSYGVPGDE; encoded by the coding sequence ATGACTTTTTCAATTACAGCACGCTGCGCACAAACGGGTCAGCTTGGCATTGCTTTGAGCTCTTCAAGCATTGCAGTTGGCGCACGCTGTCCTTGGCTTCAAGCAAAAATTGGCGCGGTTTCCAGCCAAAATATCACTTTGCCTTCTTTGGGGCTGCGCGGTCTTATCTTTTTAAAAAATGGCGATACCGTTAATGTTGCTTTGCAAAAAGCCTTAGCCGAAGATCCTTTTGCCGATTATCGTCAAGTTGCAATGATTGATGCTGAAGGGCAAACCGCGTCTTTTAGCGGTAAGCAAACCTTGGGTATTTTTCATGTGGTGAGTGGCAATAATTGTATCGGTGCTGGCAATATGTTGGCAAATACTGCAGTTATTGATGCCATGGTGCAAGCATTTGAAAACAGCGATGGGTTACTGGCTGGACGTTTGATAAAGGCCTTGCAAGCAGCGATAATTGCAGGGGGAGAGGCTGGTCCCGTGCATTCTGCAGCCGTTAAAGTTGTTGGTGAGCAAGCTTGGCCGATGGTGGATTTAAGAGTGGATTGGCATGATGATGCGCCAATTAGCGCGCTTCAAAAACTTTGGCTGGATTATGCACCTCAAATGGATGCCTATATGGTTCGTGCGCTTGATCCAAGGCAAGCACCAAGTTATGGAGTTCCGGGGGATGAATGA
- a CDS encoding class I SAM-dependent methyltransferase codes for MVQSNNLLPFLPFENDALHLEPNTSYISFGFDQCPPTEWQNHLDNIQTWRPSYLRLKHSGFNCQSELLDGKIYDGGFLMLSKHKGRNQQYFLQLLQVVKPQGKIIICGDKNLGVQSMRKWVSQLYDIEGNLAKYHGQCFWFTCPDTLSLDKIETTHIQSITFDDQFMTMPGMFSHGRIDPGSQLLINTIENDVKGDVADFGAGWGFIAAKLLEKFPKISQLDLFEADLDALEAAKGNIAAQAESRNVNYYWYDLLTEKPEISYDWIISNPPFHEGRASDSSIGQNFIARAFEALKPKGQLMLVANKQLPYEKLLSEKFSVVEKRLEQQGFKIIYAKK; via the coding sequence ATGGTACAAAGCAACAATCTATTACCCTTTTTACCATTTGAAAATGATGCCCTTCACTTAGAACCAAACACATCCTATATTAGTTTTGGTTTTGATCAGTGCCCACCGACAGAATGGCAGAACCATTTAGATAATATTCAAACATGGCGTCCAAGCTATTTAAGATTAAAACATAGCGGCTTTAACTGCCAAAGCGAGCTGCTAGATGGCAAAATTTATGATGGTGGTTTTTTAATGCTGTCCAAGCATAAGGGGCGCAACCAACAGTATTTTTTACAATTGCTTCAAGTGGTTAAGCCGCAAGGTAAAATCATCATTTGCGGCGACAAAAATCTTGGCGTACAATCAATGCGCAAATGGGTTAGCCAATTATATGATATTGAGGGAAATCTAGCCAAATATCATGGTCAATGTTTTTGGTTTACCTGTCCCGATACGCTATCATTGGACAAGATCGAAACAACCCATATACAATCCATTACTTTTGATGACCAATTTATGACAATGCCCGGTATGTTTTCCCATGGGCGCATTGACCCTGGCTCACAATTGCTAATAAACACCATAGAAAATGATGTCAAAGGTGATGTAGCTGATTTTGGCGCAGGCTGGGGTTTCATTGCAGCTAAATTGTTAGAAAAATTCCCAAAGATTTCACAGCTTGATTTATTTGAAGCTGATTTGGATGCTTTGGAGGCTGCCAAAGGCAATATTGCTGCACAAGCTGAATCACGCAATGTCAATTATTATTGGTATGACTTATTAACTGAAAAGCCTGAAATTTCTTATGATTGGATTATTAGTAATCCGCCATTTCATGAAGGACGGGCTAGCGATAGTAGCATTGGGCAGAATTTTATTGCACGCGCCTTTGAAGCGTTAAAGCCTAAAGGGCAGTTAATGCTGGTTGCCAATAAACAATTACCTTATGAAAAATTGCTCAGTGAAAAATTTAGCGTTGTTGAAAAGCGCCTTGAGCAACAAGGGTTTAAAATAATCTATGCAAAAAAATAA
- a CDS encoding ABC transporter permease, with protein sequence MDAASFINIIGFGPEGWGKVLLLGALLTIALAICGFFLGAVIGILAAWAKLSGGRILRIIAETYTTVIRGIPDLLVIYLFYFGGSSAVTAIGRYFGSEGFIGFPGFLAGVLAIAICSGALHTEVFRGAYKAIPSGEIEAATASGMSLWIKFRRIIAPLAFRYALPGFGNVWQVALKESALVSIVGIIDLMQQAKFGAGNTGLHFQFYIIAAAIYLLISTVSGSALQISERIFSRGMRRSR encoded by the coding sequence ATGGACGCTGCCAGTTTTATAAATATTATCGGCTTTGGCCCTGAAGGCTGGGGCAAAGTGCTATTATTAGGTGCTTTGTTAACTATTGCTCTTGCCATTTGTGGTTTTTTTCTTGGTGCAGTGATCGGAATTTTGGCAGCTTGGGCAAAATTGTCAGGTGGTCGCATTTTGCGTATCATCGCCGAAACCTATACAACCGTTATTCGTGGTATCCCCGATCTTCTAGTGATCTACCTATTTTATTTTGGCGGCAGCAGTGCTGTCACCGCTATTGGGCGTTATTTTGGATCAGAGGGTTTTATAGGTTTTCCGGGATTTTTAGCCGGCGTCCTTGCTATTGCCATTTGTTCAGGCGCGCTTCACACTGAAGTCTTTCGCGGCGCGTATAAAGCAATTCCATCAGGTGAAATTGAAGCCGCAACCGCAAGTGGAATGAGCCTTTGGATTAAATTTCGCCGAATTATTGCCCCTTTGGCTTTTCGCTATGCGCTACCAGGTTTTGGCAATGTTTGGCAGGTTGCCCTTAAAGAATCAGCCTTGGTCTCTATTGTTGGTATTATCGATTTGATGCAACAAGCTAAATTTGGTGCGGGCAATACGGGCTTACACTTCCAGTTTTATATAATAGCTGCTGCCATTTATCTTTTAATTTCGACAGTTTCGGGCAGTGCATTACAAATATCTGAACGCATTTTTTCCCGTGGCATGAGGCGTTCACGATGA
- a CDS encoding M20 family metallopeptidase: MSKNSLDVWDIVESKEEAFFGLSDTVWDHPELNFNEFVACDAHEAMLHAEGFKVKRGVAGLPTAVTGEAGEDGPVIAILGEYDALPDLGQVAGLAEEKRADNGTNGHGCGHNLLGSGSILAAAAVKDWLQKNGLKGRIRYYGCPAEEGGSGKGFMVREGLFDDVDVAICWHPGPFAGLTDPISLACMEIIFSFKGRSAHAAASPHLGRSALDAVELMNVGVNYMREHMPSSARIHYAVTNTGGVAPNVVQAYASVRYLIRALTLPEVYELVERVIKIAQGAALMTETEMSQEIASGEANLIGNTPLEAIMQRELERLGPPIFDEQDRATAKEFQKTFSAQDIEESFQRYGVPYKADQSLCEEIFKPYAGERGFIGSTDVGSVSWVVPTVQMRGATCAIGTQLHSWQMTAQGKLPVAHKGMAHAAKAMAATALEIFRNPEQIADMKADLKKRLNGHEFVNPMPDYVKPALPKNK, translated from the coding sequence ATGAGCAAGAATTCTCTTGATGTATGGGATATTGTTGAATCTAAAGAAGAAGCTTTTTTTGGGCTTAGTGACACGGTCTGGGATCATCCAGAATTGAACTTTAATGAGTTTGTTGCCTGTGACGCTCATGAAGCAATGCTCCACGCTGAGGGCTTTAAAGTTAAGCGTGGCGTTGCAGGATTACCAACCGCCGTTACAGGTGAAGCGGGCGAAGATGGACCTGTTATCGCAATCCTTGGCGAATATGATGCTTTACCGGATCTTGGGCAGGTTGCTGGCCTTGCTGAAGAAAAGCGGGCAGATAATGGTACCAACGGCCATGGCTGTGGCCATAATCTTCTTGGCTCTGGTTCGATATTAGCGGCAGCAGCAGTCAAAGACTGGCTACAAAAAAATGGCCTAAAAGGGCGTATTCGCTATTATGGTTGCCCCGCTGAAGAAGGTGGCTCGGGCAAAGGTTTCATGGTGCGTGAGGGTCTTTTTGATGATGTTGACGTTGCTATTTGCTGGCACCCAGGACCATTTGCCGGTTTAACCGACCCCATCTCGCTTGCTTGTATGGAAATTATCTTTTCTTTCAAAGGCCGCTCGGCTCATGCGGCGGCCTCCCCTCACCTTGGCCGTTCAGCGCTTGACGCAGTTGAATTGATGAATGTTGGCGTTAATTATATGCGCGAGCATATGCCATCATCTGCACGTATTCATTATGCAGTTACCAATACTGGCGGCGTTGCACCTAATGTGGTGCAAGCCTATGCTAGCGTGCGCTATTTAATTCGCGCCTTAACCTTGCCAGAAGTTTATGAATTGGTTGAGCGGGTAATTAAAATTGCACAAGGTGCCGCCCTTATGACCGAAACTGAAATGTCGCAAGAAATTGCCAGTGGTGAAGCCAATCTTATTGGCAATACACCGCTTGAAGCTATTATGCAACGAGAATTGGAGCGTCTTGGACCACCGATTTTTGACGAGCAAGATCGTGCAACAGCCAAAGAATTTCAAAAAACATTTAGCGCGCAAGATATTGAAGAATCATTCCAACGCTATGGCGTGCCCTATAAAGCCGACCAAAGTCTTTGTGAAGAAATTTTCAAGCCTTATGCAGGTGAAAGAGGCTTTATTGGCTCAACCGATGTTGGCAGCGTTAGTTGGGTTGTACCAACGGTTCAAATGCGCGGTGCAACTTGCGCTATTGGTACACAATTGCACTCATGGCAAATGACCGCACAAGGAAAATTACCCGTTGCCCATAAGGGCATGGCCCATGCCGCAAAAGCAATGGCGGCGACAGCTTTAGAAATTTTCCGCAATCCTGAGCAAATTGCTGATATGAAAGCCGACCTTAAAAAGCGTCTTAATGGCCATGAATTTGTTAATCCTATGCCAGATTACGTCAAACCGGCTTTGCCAAAAAATAAATAA
- a CDS encoding transporter substrate-binding domain-containing protein: MKQIIIIISSLFLSMVSIIAHAQNKPITEVKIGTEASFYPYNFTKPDGTLDGFEIELARYLCEKMQVKCSYVVQPFDSIIPALNAGKFDVIMSGLTNTPKRAEVVDFTASYMAGPQVFATMKNSPLAKLPHDGENLSLDGDKATIDQTMNDVKAALKGHVIGVQTASLAQSLAAAYFKDVATIREYKLTEQHDLDLRSGRVDALIAAQSYFRVLQKKPGFEELIMVGPFYKGGILGEGAGIGLRKNSPELQAMFNQAIAQAIKEGVVKELGIKWFGVDVTP, from the coding sequence ATGAAACAAATAATTATAATAATTTCGAGTTTATTTTTGAGCATGGTGAGCATAATTGCCCATGCTCAGAACAAACCCATTACCGAAGTAAAAATCGGCACAGAAGCTTCCTTCTATCCCTATAATTTTACTAAGCCTGACGGCACATTAGATGGCTTTGAAATTGAACTTGCGCGTTATCTTTGTGAAAAAATGCAAGTTAAATGCTCTTATGTTGTGCAACCATTTGATAGCATCATTCCCGCTCTTAATGCTGGAAAATTTGATGTCATCATGTCTGGCCTCACCAACACACCGAAAAGAGCGGAAGTTGTTGATTTTACTGCTTCTTACATGGCTGGTCCACAAGTATTTGCAACCATGAAGAATAGCCCACTTGCAAAGCTACCCCATGATGGCGAAAACCTATCCCTAGATGGTGATAAAGCTACTATTGATCAAACCATGAATGATGTAAAAGCTGCGCTAAAAGGGCATGTTATTGGTGTGCAGACAGCATCACTAGCCCAGTCTTTAGCCGCTGCTTATTTCAAAGATGTTGCAACCATCCGCGAATATAAATTGACCGAGCAACATGATCTTGATTTACGCTCTGGCCGGGTTGATGCCCTTATTGCGGCACAAAGCTATTTTCGTGTTTTACAAAAAAAGCCTGGTTTTGAAGAATTAATCATGGTTGGCCCTTTTTATAAGGGCGGAATTTTGGGTGAAGGCGCAGGCATCGGACTTAGGAAGAACTCGCCAGAGCTACAGGCAATGTTTAATCAAGCCATTGCGCAAGCCATTAAAGAAGGTGTTGTAAAAGAATTAGGCATTAAATGGTTTGGTGTTGATGTAACCCCTTAA
- a CDS encoding NAD(P)/FAD-dependent oxidoreductase, which translates to MAEQKRVIDTLVIGGGQAGIAASEHLSNNHIEHIVLEKNRIAEAWRTGRWDSLVANGPAWHDSFPNMEFKGGDPDAFIPKDDIAQYMEDYASQINAPIETGVEVTRVMPNEGRYGYTVQTTNGVIEAKNIVIATGPFQKPIIPAIAPLGSDLYQIHSADYYNPQQLPEGAVLVVGAGSSGVQIADELQRAGKKVYLSIGAHDRPPRSYRNRDFCWWLGVLGLWDAPANAPGKEHVTIAVSGARGGHTVDFRNLAQQGITLVGLTKSFADGEVFFADNLNENIRLGDENYLALLDAADAYIKANGLDLPQEPQARQFLPNPPEMDEPILSLNLKEAGITSIIWATGYGIDYSWVEIDEFQGQQRPKHQRGVSNYEGIYFLGLPWLSRRGSSFIWGVWHDAKFVADHIANRKKYTQYRDKSQRA; encoded by the coding sequence ATGGCTGAACAAAAGCGGGTTATTGATACGCTTGTCATTGGTGGAGGACAGGCAGGAATTGCAGCAAGTGAACATTTAAGCAATAATCATATTGAGCATATCGTACTTGAAAAAAATCGCATTGCCGAAGCTTGGCGCACCGGACGCTGGGATTCATTGGTTGCCAATGGTCCTGCTTGGCATGATAGTTTTCCTAATATGGAATTTAAGGGTGGCGATCCCGATGCTTTTATCCCCAAGGATGATATTGCCCAATATATGGAAGATTATGCCAGCCAAATTAACGCACCAATTGAAACAGGTGTTGAAGTCACCCGTGTCATGCCCAATGAGGGACGCTATGGTTATACTGTACAGACTACCAATGGCGTTATTGAAGCGAAAAATATTGTTATCGCAACCGGGCCTTTTCAAAAGCCAATTATTCCAGCTATTGCCCCACTTGGCTCTGATCTTTATCAAATTCACTCTGCCGACTATTATAATCCGCAACAATTACCTGAAGGTGCGGTATTGGTGGTTGGCGCTGGCTCGTCTGGTGTGCAAATTGCCGATGAATTGCAAAGAGCGGGCAAAAAAGTATATCTTTCAATTGGCGCCCATGATCGCCCACCGCGTTCCTATCGTAACCGTGATTTTTGCTGGTGGCTTGGCGTTTTAGGGCTTTGGGATGCCCCTGCTAATGCGCCGGGTAAAGAACATGTAACCATTGCAGTAAGTGGCGCGCGCGGCGGTCATACGGTAGATTTTCGTAATCTTGCCCAGCAAGGGATTACTTTGGTTGGCTTAACGAAATCCTTTGCTGATGGTGAAGTGTTTTTTGCGGATAATCTTAATGAAAATATCCGCCTTGGTGATGAAAACTATTTGGCTTTGCTTGATGCTGCCGATGCTTATATCAAAGCCAATGGTCTTGATTTACCCCAAGAGCCGCAAGCAAGGCAATTTTTGCCCAATCCCCCAGAGATGGATGAACCTATCTTATCGCTAAATCTTAAAGAGGCAGGTATTACCTCAATTATCTGGGCAACGGGCTATGGAATTGATTATAGTTGGGTAGAGATTGACGAATTTCAAGGACAACAACGCCCCAAACATCAACGTGGTGTTTCTAATTATGAAGGCATTTATTTCCTTGGCCTACCATGGTTATCGCGGCGCGGATCATCTTTTATCTGGGGTGTTTGGCATGACGCCAAATTTGTTGCCGATCATATTGCTAACCGAAAAAAATATACGCAATATAGGGATAAGAGCCAACGAGCTTAA
- the argE gene encoding acetylornithine deacetylase codes for MNENVKAILAQLVAFDTTSYKSNLDLIHYIKELLQSHGLEPKLIHDASGKKANLYACLPAQTKGGIILSGHTDVVPVDGQTWTFAPFELTEQDGRYYGRGTTDMKGFIACVLASLPLFLSADLKMPLHLAFSYDEEVGCLGVGHLIDQLKLMDDKPDFCIIGEPTQMQAIYGHKGKVAMRCQIQGHACHSAYAPQGVNAIEYAAKMMNKIISVADGLKTTQDKNFDPPFSTMQVGVIRGGSALNIVPQLCEFDFEIRHLPNSKPDIALTEIANYASDILLPEMQAVHQATHIEFSQLSRYPGLLTDVKLPFAQKLAKWSDSKDFSTVAFGTEGGLFQDAGITTLVCGPGNMEQGHKPDEFIAIEQLEKCQTMLTKLHQWLKA; via the coding sequence ATGAATGAAAATGTCAAGGCGATATTGGCGCAGCTTGTTGCTTTTGATACAACTAGCTATAAATCCAATCTTGATCTTATTCATTACATCAAGGAATTATTACAATCTCATGGCTTAGAGCCAAAGCTTATTCATGATGCGAGTGGCAAAAAGGCTAATCTTTATGCCTGTTTACCGGCACAAACAAAAGGCGGTATCATATTGTCGGGGCATACCGATGTCGTGCCAGTCGATGGGCAAACATGGACATTTGCGCCATTTGAATTGACAGAGCAGGATGGCCGCTATTATGGGCGCGGCACCACCGACATGAAAGGTTTTATTGCCTGTGTGTTAGCGTCATTACCATTGTTTTTAAGCGCAGATCTGAAAATGCCCCTGCATCTTGCTTTTTCATATGATGAAGAAGTTGGGTGTCTTGGTGTTGGTCATCTTATTGATCAGTTAAAGTTAATGGATGATAAGCCAGATTTTTGTATCATCGGTGAACCAACTCAAATGCAAGCGATTTATGGGCATAAGGGTAAAGTTGCTATGCGTTGCCAAATCCAAGGACATGCTTGCCATTCTGCTTATGCGCCACAAGGGGTGAATGCTATTGAATATGCTGCTAAAATGATGAATAAAATCATTTCGGTTGCTGATGGCTTAAAGACAACGCAAGACAAAAATTTTGATCCACCTTTTAGCACGATGCAGGTGGGGGTAATCCGTGGTGGTAGCGCACTTAATATTGTACCACAATTATGTGAATTTGATTTTGAAATTCGTCATTTGCCAAATAGTAAGCCAGATATTGCATTAACTGAAATTGCAAATTACGCATCGGATATTTTATTGCCAGAAATGCAGGCAGTCCATCAGGCAACACATATTGAATTTAGTCAATTAAGCCGCTATCCTGGGCTTTTAACCGATGTAAAATTGCCTTTTGCACAAAAATTGGCAAAATGGAGTGACAGCAAGGATTTTTCAACTGTGGCATTTGGAACAGAGGGTGGATTATTTCAAGATGCTGGCATTACCACATTGGTTTGCGGTCCCGGTAATATGGAGCAGGGGCATAAGCCAGACGAATTTATTGCTATTGAACAATTAGAAAAATGTCAAACCATGCTTACCAAATTGCATCAATGGCTGAAAGCTTAG
- a CDS encoding RidA family protein: protein MPTHTRIRMFNTKETYPNQNLDNDLCQAVRAGNTVYVRGQVGTDFDGNLIGLGDPRAQAEQAMKNIKQLLEEAGSDLSHIVKTTTYIIDPRYREPVYQEVGKWLKGVFPISTGLVVSGLAQPQWLVEIDVIAVIPDESAS, encoded by the coding sequence ATGCCAACTCACACCCGTATTCGTATGTTTAATACTAAGGAAACTTACCCAAATCAAAACTTGGATAATGATTTATGTCAAGCAGTTCGTGCCGGCAATACTGTTTATGTGCGTGGGCAAGTTGGGACTGATTTTGATGGCAATCTTATAGGCTTGGGTGATCCACGCGCTCAAGCCGAGCAAGCAATGAAAAATATCAAACAATTGCTAGAAGAAGCAGGTAGTGATTTATCGCATATTGTTAAAACAACAACCTATATTATTGATCCTCGTTATCGGGAGCCTGTTTATCAAGAAGTTGGTAAATGGCTTAAAGGTGTGTTTCCCATTTCAACGGGTCTTGTTGTTTCTGGTCTTGCGCAACCCCAATGGTTGGTGGAAATTGACGTAATTGCCGTTATTCCTGATGAAAGTGCTAGTTAA
- a CDS encoding ABC transporter ATP-binding protein encodes MTIADNMNTNDANTMPALEVRELRKTFGNHEVLKGISFKAMEGDVISILGSSGSGKSTLLRCINFLETPSAGEIIVAGEPIKMKHPGKKNYGPASRKQVEHIRSELGMVFQSFNLWSHRTILENVIEAPIYVQKRDRKDCIAEAEALLEKVGIADKRNNYPSHLSGGQQQRAAIARALAMRPKVMLFDEPTSALDPELVGEVLRVMRSLAEEGRTMLVVTHEMGFARDVSNRVLFLEKGHIEEDGHPADVFKNSKSERFRQFINHEHQRNHD; translated from the coding sequence ATGACCATTGCCGATAATATGAATACAAATGACGCCAATACAATGCCGGCATTGGAAGTGCGTGAACTTCGCAAAACATTTGGCAATCATGAAGTATTAAAAGGCATTTCATTTAAAGCGATGGAAGGGGATGTCATTTCTATTTTAGGCTCATCAGGTTCAGGCAAATCAACGCTGTTGCGCTGCATTAATTTTCTTGAAACCCCTTCTGCCGGTGAAATAATTGTTGCTGGTGAACCAATTAAAATGAAGCATCCGGGCAAGAAAAATTATGGGCCTGCAAGCCGTAAACAGGTCGAGCATATTCGCTCTGAGCTTGGCATGGTATTTCAAAGTTTCAACCTATGGAGCCACCGCACTATTTTAGAAAATGTGATTGAGGCACCAATTTATGTTCAAAAGCGTGATCGTAAGGACTGTATAGCCGAAGCAGAAGCCCTGCTTGAAAAAGTTGGCATTGCCGACAAGCGCAATAATTACCCTTCGCACTTATCGGGTGGGCAACAACAGCGCGCAGCTATTGCCCGTGCACTTGCTATGCGCCCCAAAGTCATGTTGTTTGATGAGCCAACATCCGCCCTTGACCCAGAACTTGTTGGTGAAGTGTTGCGCGTGATGCGTAGCCTTGCCGAAGAAGGCCGCACCATGTTGGTGGTTACCCACGAAATGGGTTTTGCCCGCGATGTTTCAAATCGTGTTTTGTTTTTAGAAAAAGGTCATATCGAGGAAGACGGACATCCAGCAGACGTTTTCAAAAATTCGAAATCGGAACGTTTTCGCCAATTTATTAACCATGAGCATCAGCGTAACCATGACTAA
- a CDS encoding ABC transporter permease, translating into MSDNFYIDSFFQILSGAPLTLQLAAWSVFLGMFFALLLAGMRLSGLWFLDWTARFYIFIFRGTPFLVQIFIIYYGLSQFPTIRYSFLWPILREPYWCAIIALMLNHAAYGSEIIRGGLRSVSENQVEAAFACGMSRFTCFRRVVLPLAIRQALPAYGNEIILMVKTTSLASAITLLEITGIAGKIIAETYRAVDVFIIAGAIYLAINFILTRCVAMIEYRLNAHQRPPVEIELKVLNS; encoded by the coding sequence ATGAGCGATAATTTTTACATCGATTCTTTTTTTCAAATCCTATCGGGCGCACCACTTACCTTGCAACTTGCGGCATGGTCGGTATTTTTAGGCATGTTTTTTGCTTTATTGCTAGCAGGTATGCGTCTATCAGGCCTATGGTTTCTTGACTGGACCGCACGGTTTTATATTTTCATTTTCCGCGGGACACCTTTTCTTGTACAAATTTTCATTATTTATTATGGATTAAGTCAATTTCCCACAATCCGATATTCGTTTTTATGGCCAATTTTACGTGAACCTTATTGGTGCGCAATTATAGCTCTTATGCTCAACCATGCAGCTTACGGTTCTGAAATTATTCGCGGAGGTTTACGCTCTGTGTCAGAAAACCAAGTTGAAGCAGCTTTTGCCTGTGGCATGTCACGATTTACCTGCTTTAGACGGGTGGTTTTACCCTTAGCAATAAGGCAGGCACTTCCTGCTTATGGCAATGAAATTATTCTCATGGTCAAAACAACCTCACTAGCATCTGCAATTACCTTGCTTGAAATTACTGGTATTGCAGGTAAAATCATTGCAGAAACTTATCGCGCGGTTGATGTTTTCATCATTGCTGGCGCAATATATCTTGCAATAAACTTTATTCTAACACGGTGTGTCGCAATGATCGAATACCGTCTAAATGCTCATCAACGACCACCGGTCGAAATAGAATTGAAAGTATTAAATTCATGA
- a CDS encoding transporter substrate-binding domain-containing protein has translation MKLKTALLAIVAAISFNGSFAQAQEKPITSIRIGTEGAFRPFNFTKPDGSLDGYEIDLGNALCEKMKVECTFVIQPFDSMIPALNAGKFDVIMSGLTNTAKRRETIDFSQSYSLTPQVFATLKGSPLDPLPHQGETLQLASDKENAEKAIEDIKAAVKGRVIGVQTASLGLSLLDAYYKDSSEIREYKTTQQHDLDLKAGRVDMIVASLGYFNDLKTKPGYEDLVLVGPYYKGGLLGQGAGVGMRKNSPQLQAMFNKAIDEAKADGTIKRLSEKWFGFDVTP, from the coding sequence ATGAAATTAAAAACCGCATTACTCGCAATTGTTGCAGCTATTTCTTTTAATGGGTCATTTGCACAGGCACAAGAAAAGCCAATTACATCTATCCGTATTGGTACTGAAGGCGCATTTCGTCCTTTCAATTTTACCAAGCCAGATGGCAGCCTAGATGGCTATGAAATTGACCTTGGCAATGCCTTATGTGAAAAAATGAAGGTGGAGTGCACCTTTGTTATTCAACCCTTTGACAGTATGATACCCGCGCTTAATGCAGGAAAATTTGATGTCATCATGTCCGGCCTTACCAATACAGCAAAACGGCGTGAAACCATTGATTTTTCACAATCTTATAGTTTAACTCCACAGGTTTTTGCAACCCTTAAGGGCAGTCCTTTAGATCCTTTGCCCCATCAAGGCGAAACTTTGCAATTGGCAAGCGATAAAGAAAACGCCGAAAAAGCCATAGAAGACATCAAGGCTGCCGTTAAAGGCCGTGTTATCGGCGTACAAACCGCGTCATTAGGTCTTTCCTTACTTGATGCCTATTACAAGGATAGCAGCGAAATTCGTGAATATAAAACGACACAACAGCATGATCTTGACCTTAAAGCTGGCCGCGTTGATATGATCGTTGCTTCATTAGGCTATTTTAACGACCTTAAGACCAAGCCTGGTTATGAAGATTTAGTACTTGTTGGACCATATTATAAAGGTGGACTTCTTGGGCAAGGTGCTGGTGTTGGCATGCGCAAAAATTCGCCACAACTACAAGCAATGTTTAATAAAGCAATTGATGAAGCTAAAGCTGATGGCACAATCAAACGCTTATCAGAAAAATGGTTTGGTTTTGATGTAACGCCATAA